The Clostridia bacterium sequence TCGAAATAGGGGGAGTAAAGCCAAATACTTTTATTATAATGCTTGTTTCATTCGCAATTTTGGATGGAAGTTTAACAGGGGCAATCATGGGATTAATCGGAGGGTTTGCACATGATATATTTTTTTCAGATATAATAGGAGTAAATGCATTGATTTATATGCTTTTAGGTTATTCAATTGGTTTTGCTCATGAAAAGGTATATAGGGATTCTTTGATTGTACCTGTTATAATAACCTTTATTTCTACTATAGCTTTAGGAATATTAACTTTTATCTATACCTTTTTTGCTAGGTTTCAAATTGAGTTTAATGTGATATTTATCAACAAGTTATTTCCTGAAGCTGTGTACAATAGTATCCTTTCTATTTTTATATATTATTGGATTTTAAAATTGCACAAGTTAAAATTTATGGGTAAGAAATGGTATTATAGAAAATCTTAGCTTTCAGAGAAGTCAGGGATTTGCCCCTGACTTTTTAAGAAGGACAATCTGCTATTTAAGGTGGTTACATTGAAGATAAAAAAGTTTTTTAATAAACATAATATATTGATTATAGTTGTAATAATTCTATTTCTTCAATTAGTATTTCAGCTGGCTGATATGCAGATAACCAAGGGGGAGTACTATAAAAAGTTATCAGAAAATGAGAAGATGAGAGTGGTAGAGCAGCCGGCACCGAGGGGGAAAATATTGGATGCAAATGGGATAGTCCTAGCAGACAATCGCCCTAGTTTTACTGTACAGATGATCAGGAACAAAAAAACTGACGATAATATAAATGAAATTGTTTTAAAGGTTGCAAGTATATTGGAATATAATGGGGATGAATATATTGATGATTTCCCTTTAGAGATAAAAGATAAAGATGGTCAAGTATTTTTTGAATTTCGGTCTAGGGATGAAGAACAGAGCGAAGAAGAGGAAATGCGATGGAAGAAACAGAATGGGATTAGATCGGATTATACTGCAAAGCAGGTATTGGACAAATATAGAAAGAAATATAATATAGATAATAAATTGAACGATAGGGATGCTCTTAAGATTATAGAGATAAGAAGCTTAATTGATAGCCATGGATATTATAGGAGCTATATTCCGGTGGAAATTGCACTAGATATAAGTCAGGAGTCTGTAGCTATGCTTGAAACCAAGGCCTTGGAGCTTCCTGGGATTAATGTTGTATATAAACCCATAAGGTATTACCCATATAATACACTAGCCTGTCATATATTAGGGTATATAGGCAAAATACCGGCTAATCAATCAGATGAATATCAGGAAAAAGGATATAATGTTTCCAGCGATATGATTGGAATAACAGGATTAGAGGGGGTTTTAGAAGACGAATTAGCAGGAACTAAAGGTAAAAAATGGGTGTATGTGAATAATATCGGCAGGATTCATAAAGAGCTGGATAAAGAACCTCCTATTGCAGGCAAAGATGTAGTTCTTACTATTGATAAAAAATTGCAGGAAGTTGCAGAAAAGACTTTAAAGATGAGAATAGATCAGATGAAAAATGGGGAGCTGCCTTTTAAGCCAGGAGTAAAGTTTCCTGTAGATATAGGGTCGGTTGTTGCAATAGATGTAAATACCGGAGGAGTACTTGCAATGGCAAGTTACCCGAATTATGATCCTAATTTATTTGCAACAGGCATAAGCACAGAAGATTGGAAGGCATTAAATCCGGAATATGATAGAATAGACCCGACATTGCCTAGGCCAATGGTAAATAATGCAATATCAGGAGCTTTTCCACCTGGTTCTACGTTTAAAATGGTAACTGCAACTGCTGCACTTCAGGAAGGTGCTATAGGTGTAAATGATAAGATTCTTACCAAAGGGTCGTATACGAAATATTCTAGAACCCATGCTCCTGGATGCTGGTTATGGAACTCATACAGGAGAACACACGGGTATGAAAATGTAAAGGATGCAATTCGTGATTCATGCAACTATTATTTTTACGAGATAGGTGATAGAGTAGGCATAGAAAAGATTGCGGAATACGCTAAAAAGTATGGACTAGGGCAAAACACCGGAATAGAGCTATCAGGGGAGGTATCGGGTAACGTTGATGGGCCCCAGCACAGAACTCCATATGCAAAATCTGTGATCAATAATGCTTTAAAGAAATATATTGATGTTGATAAAGAGGGAAACCAACAAATCATAGATGATATGATTAAGACCCCTCATTGGGGGCATGTAAGAGCTAAACTTAAGGAACTCGGCTTAACTGATAGTCAGCTTGATGATGTTTTCAATATAGTATTCAGGTGGGCTAATTGGTCATATTGGCCTCCCACTAATACTTTGAGTGCTTCTATTGGTCAAGGGGATCATAATTTTACGCCTGTTCAGCTAGCTAACTATGTTGCAACTATTGTTAATGGTGGAAAGAGATACAAGGTACATCTTGTAAAAGAAATAGTTGATAAAAATGGCCAGAGGAAAATGGTCCAACCTGAAGTGACTGAGGAACTAAATGTAGATGATAAATATCTTGAAGCAATAAAGGAAGGAATGTGGATGGTTACTCAGCCGGGAGGTACTGCATCTACTTACTTTAAAGATTTGCCCTTTAATGTGGGAGCAAAGACAGGAACAGCTCAATATATTAAAGGAAAAGAAAATCACTCTGTTTTTGTTGCATTTGCACCTTATGAGGACCCACAGATAGCAGTTGCTATTA is a genomic window containing:
- the mreD gene encoding rod shape-determining protein MreD; translated protein: MRFIVTGLIMIADFILQTTVFDYIEIGGVKPNTFIIMLVSFAILDGSLTGAIMGLIGGFAHDIFFSDIIGVNALIYMLLGYSIGFAHEKVYRDSLIVPVIITFISTIALGILTFIYTFFARFQIEFNVIFINKLFPEAVYNSILSIFIYYWILKLHKLKFMGKKWYYRKS
- a CDS encoding penicillin-binding protein 2: MKIKKFFNKHNILIIVVIILFLQLVFQLADMQITKGEYYKKLSENEKMRVVEQPAPRGKILDANGIVLADNRPSFTVQMIRNKKTDDNINEIVLKVASILEYNGDEYIDDFPLEIKDKDGQVFFEFRSRDEEQSEEEEMRWKKQNGIRSDYTAKQVLDKYRKKYNIDNKLNDRDALKIIEIRSLIDSHGYYRSYIPVEIALDISQESVAMLETKALELPGINVVYKPIRYYPYNTLACHILGYIGKIPANQSDEYQEKGYNVSSDMIGITGLEGVLEDELAGTKGKKWVYVNNIGRIHKELDKEPPIAGKDVVLTIDKKLQEVAEKTLKMRIDQMKNGELPFKPGVKFPVDIGSVVAIDVNTGGVLAMASYPNYDPNLFATGISTEDWKALNPEYDRIDPTLPRPMVNNAISGAFPPGSTFKMVTATAALQEGAIGVNDKILTKGSYTKYSRTHAPGCWLWNSYRRTHGYENVKDAIRDSCNYYFYEIGDRVGIEKIAEYAKKYGLGQNTGIELSGEVSGNVDGPQHRTPYAKSVINNALKKYIDVDKEGNQQIIDDMIKTPHWGHVRAKLKELGLTDSQLDDVFNIVFRWANWSYWPPTNTLSASIGQGDHNFTPVQLANYVATIVNGGKRYKVHLVKEIVDKNGQRKMVQPEVTEELNVDDKYLEAIKEGMWMVTQPGGTASTYFKDLPFNVGAKTGTAQYIKGKENHSVFVAFAPYEDPQIAVAIIIPGGDTGGYSADIAVEIFKEYLKIDDNETNELIYNGLNR